One genomic window of Halolamina sediminis includes the following:
- a CDS encoding nucleoside phosphorylase, with protein MAKQPHLLVGDGDVNEIALIPGDPGRVDRIAAQCENVEEVSQNREYKVVNAEYEGTELTICSTGIGCPSAAIAIEELHNVGVETVLRVGTTGALQEDIEIGDMVVATGAAKEEGTSKRYESATYPATPDYDVLSNLVDASEANDEDVHVGPIVSDDAFYNESDEFVEDWEEAGLLCIEMEAAAVFSLARRRGMAAGAICTVDGNLVKGTQKGETEADELPEKAKNNVERAIGIALDAVAAL; from the coding sequence ATGGCCAAACAGCCCCACCTGCTCGTCGGCGACGGCGACGTGAACGAGATCGCGCTCATCCCGGGCGACCCGGGCCGTGTCGACCGCATCGCCGCCCAGTGTGAGAACGTCGAGGAGGTGTCACAGAACCGCGAGTACAAGGTCGTCAACGCCGAGTACGAGGGGACCGAGCTGACGATCTGCTCGACCGGGATCGGCTGTCCCTCCGCCGCCATCGCGATCGAGGAACTGCACAACGTCGGCGTCGAGACCGTCCTCCGAGTCGGAACGACCGGCGCGCTGCAAGAGGACATCGAGATCGGCGACATGGTCGTCGCCACCGGCGCCGCCAAGGAGGAGGGGACGAGCAAGCGATACGAGTCCGCGACCTACCCCGCAACCCCGGACTACGACGTGCTCTCGAACCTCGTCGACGCCTCGGAGGCCAACGACGAGGACGTCCACGTCGGCCCGATCGTCTCCGACGACGCCTTCTACAACGAGAGCGACGAGTTCGTCGAGGACTGGGAGGAAGCGGGGCTGCTCTGTATCGAGATGGAGGCCGCCGCGGTGTTCTCGCTGGCGCGGCGCCGCGGGATGGCCGCGGGCGCGATCTGTACGGTCGACGGCAACCTCGTGAAGGGGACCCAGAAAGGCGAGACCGAAGCGGACGAACTGCCGGAGAAAGCCAAGAACAACGTCGAGCGCGCCATCGGGATCGCGCTCGACGCCGTCGCCGCGCTCTGA
- the deoC gene encoding deoxyribose-phosphate aldolase, with protein MDRDELAPRIDHTVLGPETTWPDTKRVLDEAAEYGMNACIPPCYVAEAAEYAPDVTLATVIGFPHGQNAPAAKREEAVVADGDGADELDVVINVGRLRAGETDAVADELAEVVAATPLPVKVIIETALLGDDEKHAACEAAEAAGADMVKTSTGFADGGAEVADVELMSEYLPVKASGGVGSYDEAMAMFDAGAERIGASSGVEIVEGARE; from the coding sequence ATGGACCGAGACGAACTCGCCCCCCGGATCGACCACACGGTGCTCGGCCCCGAGACGACGTGGCCCGACACGAAGCGCGTCCTCGACGAGGCCGCCGAGTACGGCATGAACGCCTGTATCCCGCCGTGTTACGTGGCCGAGGCCGCGGAGTACGCGCCCGACGTGACGCTGGCGACGGTGATCGGCTTCCCCCACGGACAGAACGCGCCGGCCGCCAAGCGCGAGGAGGCGGTCGTCGCCGACGGCGACGGCGCCGACGAGCTCGACGTGGTGATCAACGTCGGCCGGCTGCGGGCGGGCGAGACCGACGCCGTCGCGGACGAACTAGCCGAGGTCGTCGCCGCTACGCCGCTGCCGGTGAAGGTGATCATCGAGACGGCGCTGCTCGGCGACGACGAGAAACACGCCGCCTGCGAGGCCGCCGAGGCCGCGGGCGCCGACATGGTGAAAACCTCGACGGGCTTTGCCGACGGCGGCGCCGAGGTGGCGGACGTGGAACTGATGAGCGAGTACCTCCCCGTCAAAGCCTCCGGCGGCGTCGGGAGCTACGACGAGGCGATGGCGATGTTCGACGCCGGCGCCGAGCGTATCGGCGCGAGCTCGGGCGTCGAGATCGTCGAGGGCGCGCGCGAGTAG
- a CDS encoding tRNA (N(6)-L-threonylcarbamoyladenosine(37)-C(2))-methylthiotransferase, producing MARYHIETYGCTSNRGESRSIESALRDAGHYRVDGPKEADVSILNSCTVVEKTERNMLRRAQELDEQTADLIVTGCMALAQSEEFEQADLDAQVLHWDDVPEAVTNGECPTPGPGTEPVLDGVVGILPIARGCMSNCSYCITKQATGRIDSPSVEENVEKARALVHAGAKELRVTGQDTGVYGWDEGERKLPELLDRICDIDGEFRVRVGMANPGGVHGIREELAEVYAENEKLYDFLHAPVQSGSDEVLAEMRRQHRVEKFVDIVETFDGALDHWTLSTDFIVGFPTETEADHEQSMALFREVRPEKVNVTRFSKRPGTDAADMKGLGGQTKKDRSKAMSELKRDVVAEAYEELVGTTREVLVVEEGTGDSVKCRDSAYRQIVVQNASEHGLEPGDFAEVEVDSHQTVYAFGTPV from the coding sequence ATGGCCCGTTACCACATCGAGACGTACGGCTGTACGTCGAACCGGGGTGAGAGTCGGTCAATCGAGAGCGCGCTGCGCGACGCCGGCCACTACCGGGTGGACGGGCCTAAAGAGGCGGACGTGTCGATCCTCAACTCCTGTACGGTCGTCGAGAAGACCGAGCGGAACATGCTCCGCCGGGCCCAGGAGCTCGACGAGCAGACCGCCGACCTGATCGTCACCGGCTGCATGGCGCTGGCCCAGAGCGAGGAGTTCGAGCAGGCCGACCTCGACGCGCAGGTGCTCCACTGGGACGACGTGCCCGAGGCCGTCACCAACGGCGAGTGTCCGACGCCCGGGCCGGGTACCGAACCCGTGCTCGACGGCGTCGTCGGCATCCTCCCCATCGCCCGGGGCTGCATGAGCAACTGCTCGTACTGCATCACCAAGCAGGCCACCGGCCGGATCGACTCCCCCAGCGTCGAGGAGAACGTCGAGAAGGCCCGCGCGCTGGTCCACGCCGGCGCGAAGGAGCTGCGCGTCACGGGGCAGGACACCGGCGTCTACGGCTGGGACGAGGGCGAGCGCAAGCTGCCCGAACTGCTCGACCGCATCTGCGACATCGACGGCGAGTTCCGGGTCCGGGTCGGGATGGCCAACCCCGGCGGCGTCCACGGGATCCGCGAGGAGCTGGCCGAGGTGTACGCCGAGAACGAGAAGCTGTACGACTTCCTCCACGCGCCGGTGCAGTCCGGCAGTGACGAGGTACTGGCGGAGATGCGACGCCAGCACCGCGTCGAGAAGTTCGTCGACATCGTCGAGACGTTCGACGGGGCGCTCGACCACTGGACGCTCTCGACGGACTTCATCGTCGGCTTCCCGACCGAGACCGAGGCCGACCACGAGCAGTCGATGGCGCTGTTCCGCGAGGTGCGGCCGGAGAAGGTCAACGTCACGCGCTTCTCCAAGCGGCCGGGGACCGACGCCGCCGACATGAAGGGGCTCGGCGGGCAGACGAAGAAGGACCGCTCGAAGGCGATGAGCGAGCTCAAGCGGGACGTCGTCGCCGAGGCGTACGAGGAGCTCGTCGGCACCACCCGCGAGGTGCTGGTCGTCGAGGAGGGCACGGGCGACTCGGTGAAGTGCCGCGACTCCGCCTACCGGCAGATCGTCGTCCAGAACGCGAGCGAGCACGGCCTCGAACCCGGCGACTTCGCGGAGGTCGAGGTCGACAGCCACCAGACGGTGTACGCGTTCGGGACACCGGTCTGA
- a CDS encoding outer membrane protein assembly factor BamB family protein, translated as MPSRRAFLAAIGTGVAGGLAGCLDGGSGDTPSPGSDESTEWPVRNYDRYGRAFVPDAAVPRSEPNERFSTPLDGTPRERPVVAGGRVFQPTWAGIEALDAESGEKLWTYPEENDEVASFYPSPAVHGGTAYVGTESGLVAVDAENGEEQWRVETDGQVTASPVPGPEWEALYAGTDRGEVFRVGPGGDIAWRASVYGEVTHLVSTQVAGVTAATSGGELFTLYDGRGLWRQKVPGKVTAVAGRSGNDLFVATFGGGVLCLRTAAHAGRVAWHAENGPVADGSLVLADGAVFGGDLSGVDRIDADDGSRGWELGDDTYSVAAAGDTLYTGADGAVVARPLSGGSGVGAARVNTTRFRYGIGEETSAMGVTPADGALFAGVSDRGDGEERLVALE; from the coding sequence ATGCCCTCCAGACGCGCGTTCCTCGCAGCGATCGGTACCGGCGTCGCCGGCGGCCTCGCCGGCTGTCTCGACGGAGGCAGCGGCGACACCCCCTCGCCCGGCAGCGACGAGAGCACCGAGTGGCCCGTCCGGAACTACGACCGCTACGGTAGAGCGTTCGTTCCCGACGCCGCCGTCCCCCGGTCGGAGCCGAACGAGCGCTTCAGCACGCCCCTCGACGGGACCCCACGTGAGCGCCCGGTCGTCGCCGGCGGACGGGTGTTCCAGCCCACCTGGGCCGGGATCGAGGCGCTCGACGCCGAGAGCGGCGAGAAACTGTGGACCTACCCCGAGGAAAACGACGAGGTCGCCAGCTTCTACCCGTCGCCGGCGGTCCACGGCGGGACCGCGTACGTGGGAACCGAGTCCGGCCTCGTCGCCGTCGACGCCGAAAACGGCGAGGAGCAGTGGCGGGTCGAGACCGACGGGCAAGTCACGGCGTCGCCGGTCCCCGGTCCAGAGTGGGAGGCGCTGTACGCCGGCACCGACCGCGGGGAGGTGTTCCGGGTCGGCCCGGGCGGCGACATCGCGTGGCGGGCCTCGGTGTACGGCGAAGTGACCCATCTGGTGTCGACACAGGTGGCCGGCGTCACCGCGGCCACCAGCGGCGGTGAGCTGTTCACCCTCTACGACGGCCGCGGGCTCTGGCGGCAGAAGGTGCCCGGGAAGGTGACCGCCGTCGCCGGGCGGTCCGGCAACGACCTGTTCGTCGCGACGTTCGGCGGCGGCGTCCTCTGTCTCCGGACGGCCGCCCACGCGGGGAGAGTCGCGTGGCACGCCGAGAACGGCCCGGTCGCCGACGGGTCGCTCGTGCTCGCCGACGGCGCGGTGTTCGGCGGTGACCTCTCGGGCGTCGACCGGATCGACGCCGACGACGGGAGCCGCGGCTGGGAGCTCGGCGACGACACCTACTCCGTCGCGGCGGCGGGGGACACGCTGTACACCGGCGCCGACGGCGCGGTCGTCGCACGGCCGCTTTCAGGCGGTTCCGGCGTCGGCGCCGCCCGAGTGAACACGACGCGCTTCCGGTACGGTATCGGCGAGGAGACCTCGGCGATGGGGGTGACGCCGGCCGACGGCGCGCTGTTCGCCGGCGTGAGCGACAGAGGGGACGGCGAGGAGCGGCTGGTCGCGTTGGAGTAA
- a CDS encoding carotenoid oxygenase family protein, with translation MAGYETGFRDLTEEVRDRDLPVEGNVPAWLDGSLYRNGPARWTVGDAEADHWFDGLAHLTKFAFDGGAVRYTNRFPRTDAYRAAVEDGSFAGQFSSTDGYLSRVKSMLAGDSTDNANVHVARIGGELVALTETPNWLRIDPETLERRGTLDYDDDLTTHHVTAHLRQDPDSGANWGYFTRFGRRNEYVLFRIPEGTTRRERVGSVRVEKPAYMHSFALTADHAVLVEPPLVTHPTKFLLPGAGGFIDNYDWEPSRGTRFLLFGRDSGELVRETTVPAFFTFHTANAFERERNDAAELVVDLVAYDDDSAVTDLSMNALRGGGAGFPSGELRRYRLPLDGEEPAHESLADGVEMPRFSPERHTREYEHVFAQSTEMDGGNALVRVDVGGDGGGERGVARRWEESGIFSGEPIFVPHPEGDAEADGVVLSLCLDTEAERSVLVVLDGDLTELARAPLPHAVPFGFHGEYFRD, from the coding sequence ATGGCTGGCTACGAGACCGGGTTTCGCGACCTGACCGAGGAGGTCCGGGACCGCGACCTACCGGTCGAGGGCAACGTGCCGGCGTGGCTCGACGGCTCGCTCTACCGGAACGGCCCCGCACGCTGGACCGTCGGCGACGCCGAAGCGGACCACTGGTTCGACGGGCTCGCCCACCTCACCAAGTTCGCGTTCGACGGCGGCGCGGTGCGGTACACCAACCGTTTCCCGCGGACCGACGCCTACCGCGCCGCCGTCGAGGACGGCAGCTTCGCCGGGCAGTTCTCCTCGACCGACGGCTACCTCTCCCGCGTGAAGTCGATGCTCGCCGGCGATTCGACCGACAACGCCAACGTTCACGTCGCCCGGATCGGCGGCGAACTCGTCGCGCTGACGGAGACGCCGAACTGGCTCCGGATCGACCCCGAGACGCTGGAGCGCCGGGGAACGCTCGACTACGACGACGACCTGACCACCCACCACGTCACCGCCCACCTCCGGCAGGACCCCGACAGCGGCGCCAACTGGGGCTACTTCACCAGGTTCGGCCGCCGGAACGAGTACGTCCTCTTCCGCATCCCCGAGGGTACCACGCGCCGCGAGCGGGTGGGGAGCGTCCGCGTCGAGAAGCCGGCGTACATGCACAGCTTCGCGCTCACGGCCGACCACGCGGTGCTGGTCGAGCCGCCGCTGGTCACCCACCCCACGAAGTTCCTGCTCCCCGGCGCGGGCGGCTTCATCGACAACTACGACTGGGAGCCGTCACGCGGGACACGCTTCCTGCTCTTCGGGCGCGACTCCGGCGAACTGGTCCGGGAGACGACGGTTCCGGCGTTTTTCACGTTCCACACCGCCAACGCGTTCGAACGCGAACGCAACGACGCGGCCGAGCTCGTCGTCGACCTCGTGGCGTACGACGACGACAGCGCGGTGACGGACCTCTCGATGAACGCACTCCGGGGCGGCGGCGCCGGCTTCCCCTCGGGCGAACTCCGCCGCTACCGGCTCCCGCTCGACGGCGAGGAACCGGCCCACGAATCGCTCGCCGACGGGGTGGAGATGCCGCGGTTCTCCCCCGAGCGCCACACCCGCGAGTACGAGCACGTGTTCGCGCAGTCGACGGAGATGGACGGCGGCAACGCGCTCGTCCGTGTGGACGTGGGCGGCGACGGCGGAGGCGAGCGGGGCGTTGCCCGTCGCTGGGAAGAGTCGGGGATCTTCTCGGGCGAACCGATCTTCGTTCCCCATCCCGAAGGAGACGCGGAGGCCGACGGCGTCGTGCTCTCGCTCTGCCTCGATACCGAGGCCGAACGGTCCGTACTGGTGGTGCTCGACGGCGACCTAACCGAACTCGCGCGGGCGCCGCTGCCCCACGCCGTCCCCTTTGGCTTCCACGGGGAGTACTTCCGGGACTGA
- a CDS encoding DUF63 family protein, translating into MVLPAGFALPPLPYLLGLLLAGGAVAVGLRRRDPPVSGRLVLALVPWMLAGAWLHVLDVVGAVPDAVAPLFGTPAAYVTTAVLAGAVWLAIEADDGNERPFAAAGTGLALIALVVGFRWGFDEGTVGVVWPAIAAVFGVAVGVGVWVGLRRVSPSIGDAGVAGALAIVAHSLDGISTAIGIDVLDATERTPLSRMVIEFGAALPTADLFGSAWLFVLVKLALGAGVTALLAESVREAPREGRLLLAFVAAVGLGPGAHNLLLFSVTG; encoded by the coding sequence ATGGTACTCCCCGCCGGCTTCGCGCTGCCGCCGCTGCCGTACCTGCTCGGGCTGCTGCTCGCCGGCGGCGCCGTCGCCGTCGGCCTGCGCCGCCGCGACCCGCCGGTGTCGGGCCGGCTCGTGCTCGCGCTCGTGCCGTGGATGCTCGCGGGCGCGTGGCTCCACGTGCTCGACGTGGTCGGCGCCGTCCCGGACGCGGTCGCTCCCCTGTTCGGAACGCCCGCGGCGTACGTCACGACCGCCGTGCTCGCCGGCGCGGTCTGGCTCGCGATCGAGGCGGACGACGGGAACGAACGCCCCTTCGCCGCCGCCGGCACCGGCCTCGCCCTGATCGCGCTCGTCGTCGGCTTCCGCTGGGGGTTCGACGAGGGGACGGTCGGCGTCGTCTGGCCGGCGATCGCGGCCGTCTTCGGCGTCGCCGTCGGGGTCGGCGTCTGGGTCGGCCTGCGCCGCGTCTCCCCGTCCATCGGCGACGCGGGCGTCGCGGGCGCGCTGGCGATCGTCGCCCACAGCCTCGATGGCATCTCGACCGCGATCGGGATCGACGTGCTCGACGCGACCGAGCGCACGCCGCTCTCGCGGATGGTGATCGAGTTCGGCGCCGCCCTCCCGACCGCCGACCTGTTCGGGAGCGCGTGGCTGTTCGTGCTGGTGAAGCTCGCCCTCGGCGCGGGGGTGACCGCGCTGCTGGCGGAGTCGGTCCGGGAAGCGCCCCGCGAGGGCCGACTGCTGCTCGCGTTCGTCGCCGCCGTCGGGCTCGGCCCCGGCGCGCACAACCTCCTGCTGTTCTCGGTCACGGGCTGA
- a CDS encoding cation diffusion facilitator family transporter: MERKGAVRRVGVVVLVANLALALLKTGVWLETGSLALVSEAVNSASDAIYSAVVVAGLYLTTQPPDFEHPHGHERIEPFVALFVAAGVLAAGIGVAYSGATSLLAGSYSAVSPLPAVVLGVGAVAKYGLYHYCLRAGESHQSPALVATAKDNRTDVLTALAALAGAGGAAVGYPVLDPIAALVVAVGILLTGVDIVRDNVGYLVGAAPPEDLRQAIVDAALAHPEVQGAHDVVAHYVGPEVDVSLHIEVEGDMTVREAHDIETEVIQSIRDLAEVDDAFVHVDPKELGEWKEDDRWRDERVG, translated from the coding sequence ATGGAGCGTAAGGGGGCAGTCCGCCGCGTCGGCGTCGTCGTGCTCGTCGCCAACCTCGCACTGGCGCTGCTGAAGACGGGGGTCTGGCTGGAGACCGGGAGCCTCGCGCTCGTCAGCGAGGCGGTCAACAGCGCCTCCGACGCCATCTACAGCGCGGTCGTCGTCGCCGGCCTCTACCTCACCACCCAGCCGCCAGACTTCGAACACCCCCACGGCCACGAGCGGATCGAGCCGTTCGTCGCGCTGTTCGTCGCCGCGGGGGTGCTCGCCGCCGGGATCGGCGTGGCCTACTCCGGGGCTACCTCATTGCTCGCTGGCTCCTACTCGGCCGTCTCACCGCTGCCGGCGGTCGTGCTCGGCGTCGGCGCCGTCGCGAAGTACGGGCTGTATCACTACTGTCTGCGCGCCGGCGAGAGCCACCAGTCGCCCGCGCTGGTCGCGACGGCGAAGGACAACCGCACCGACGTGTTGACCGCGCTCGCGGCGCTTGCCGGCGCGGGCGGTGCCGCGGTCGGCTACCCCGTGCTCGACCCGATCGCCGCGCTGGTGGTCGCCGTCGGCATCCTGCTGACCGGCGTCGACATCGTCCGGGACAACGTCGGCTACCTCGTCGGCGCCGCGCCGCCGGAGGATCTCAGACAGGCGATCGTCGACGCCGCGCTCGCCCACCCCGAGGTGCAGGGCGCCCACGACGTGGTGGCCCACTACGTCGGCCCGGAGGTCGACGTGAGCCTCCACATCGAGGTGGAGGGCGACATGACCGTCCGGGAGGCCCACGATATCGAGACGGAGGTGATCCAGTCGATCCGCGACCTCGCCGAGGTCGACGACGCGTTCGTCCACGTCGACCCCAAGGAGCTGGGCGAGTGGAAGGAGGACGACCGCTGGCGCGACGAACGCGTCGGCTGA
- a CDS encoding NAD-binding protein produces the protein MQWDRDWLGVRASILLTFAVAALSVGTGIVNISTTTVTGPLAPYIPPIVRQTVGFTGAVTGFLTLAGAFMLRSRYRLGWYLTVVMLPITAAQGLLQASEYSYPLVALSLIALPVVALNRRTFDNELDLTTTQLAATGSLVAAQAYGTAGTYAFRDEFHGVDSLTDAFYYTLVTGSTVGYGDIYAQTEQARLFAMSAILLSVASFAVALGVVLTPMIEARLSAALGRMTEQQLDTFENHVLVLGYGDLTEPILEELEDQAKFVVITEDETVTRRLTNHDVHVLTADPSDEEPLKNAGIDRARAVIAATNNDANDALSILTARELNPEIHIAVGVTARENVSKLKRAGADTVISPAVIGGHLLVEAAMGRGDSEREASDLLGEE, from the coding sequence ATGCAGTGGGATCGGGACTGGCTGGGCGTGCGCGCCTCCATCCTGTTGACGTTCGCCGTCGCCGCGCTGTCGGTGGGGACGGGGATCGTCAACATCTCGACGACGACGGTCACCGGCCCGCTGGCGCCGTACATCCCGCCGATAGTTCGGCAGACGGTGGGGTTTACGGGCGCAGTGACGGGGTTTCTCACGCTGGCCGGGGCGTTCATGCTCCGGAGCCGCTATCGGCTTGGCTGGTACCTGACGGTCGTGATGCTGCCGATCACGGCCGCCCAGGGGCTGTTGCAGGCTAGCGAGTACTCCTACCCGCTGGTGGCGCTGTCGCTGATCGCGCTGCCCGTCGTCGCGCTCAACCGTCGGACGTTCGACAACGAACTCGACCTGACGACCACCCAGCTCGCCGCGACCGGCTCGCTGGTGGCCGCCCAGGCGTACGGCACGGCCGGCACCTACGCGTTCAGAGACGAGTTCCACGGCGTCGACAGCCTCACCGACGCGTTCTACTACACGCTGGTCACCGGCAGCACCGTGGGGTACGGCGACATCTACGCCCAGACCGAGCAGGCGCGGCTGTTCGCCATGTCGGCGATCCTGCTCTCGGTGGCCTCCTTCGCGGTCGCGCTCGGTGTCGTGCTGACGCCGATGATCGAGGCCCGACTCTCCGCCGCACTCGGACGCATGACCGAACAACAACTCGACACGTTCGAGAACCACGTGCTGGTTCTCGGCTACGGCGACCTGACGGAACCGATCCTCGAAGAACTGGAAGACCAGGCGAAGTTCGTCGTCATCACGGAGGACGAGACGGTGACGCGGCGGCTCACCAACCACGACGTGCACGTGTTGACGGCCGACCCCAGCGACGAGGAGCCGCTCAAGAACGCCGGGATCGACCGGGCGCGGGCCGTCATCGCCGCCACGAACAACGACGCTAACGACGCGCTCTCGATTCTCACCGCCCGGGAGCTCAACCCCGAGATCCACATCGCGGTCGGCGTGACCGCCCGGGAGAACGTGAGCAAGCTCAAACGTGCCGGCGCGGACACCGTGATCAGTCCGGCCGTGATCGGCGGCCACCTGCTCGTCGAGGCGGCGATGGGCCGCGGCGACAGCGAGCGCGAAGCGAGCGATCTGTTGGGCGAGGAGTAG
- a CDS encoding universal stress protein, producing the protein MGLRERLRAIGRRCRSVERREVAEFRRWVENTDNLVRLSVLVFVPLLIALVTLLSNAVAALPYLLFPPLASGAYTLFIRPESRYASPRRFVGGITAGAVCGWIAFVAAERLLPGAPGGTVPPIAAASAIALTAIVTWVLDVEEPSAFSSALLVLVVDMGAGTVVLRPLSLFVLELSPRSAYVVSVLLSTALVAGAFVIWDKTFYERRATYLYGTTHGDDHVLVPTRGENDAETATMAARIAADHDAGKVVLLDVLDGVDADVLAAHRGEGDPESVDEADAERVRAAAERLDGMAERLRRAYGVPCEVIVASGDPAATVLDTAERANCDLVITPYETEEGGLSPYVRRVLSGPVDAIVHRSTGTTDWRRVMVPIARPGDTAHAMVDFASRLAGDDGRVSVCTCIDTNGSRRGAEHRLANVVEAFDGPVETRVARAEITTYIEENAGAYDLVMLGSSGERSTASRLISPPTFKRLQTIDCDVAVVDRGDAGR; encoded by the coding sequence ATGGGCCTCCGGGAGCGGCTCCGCGCGATCGGTCGGCGCTGTCGGTCCGTCGAGCGCCGCGAAGTCGCCGAGTTCCGGCGCTGGGTGGAGAACACCGACAACCTCGTCCGCCTCTCGGTGCTGGTGTTCGTCCCGCTACTGATCGCGCTGGTGACGCTGCTCTCGAACGCGGTCGCGGCGCTGCCGTATCTCCTCTTCCCGCCGCTGGCCTCCGGGGCGTACACGCTGTTCATCCGCCCCGAGAGCCGCTACGCCTCGCCGCGACGCTTCGTCGGCGGGATCACCGCGGGCGCGGTCTGTGGCTGGATCGCGTTCGTGGCCGCCGAACGGCTGCTCCCGGGCGCCCCGGGCGGGACCGTCCCGCCGATCGCCGCGGCCAGCGCGATCGCGCTCACCGCGATCGTGACGTGGGTCCTCGACGTGGAGGAGCCGTCGGCGTTCTCCTCGGCGCTGCTGGTGTTGGTCGTCGATATGGGTGCCGGGACAGTCGTGCTCCGGCCGCTATCGCTGTTCGTGCTCGAACTCTCCCCGCGCTCGGCGTACGTCGTCAGCGTCCTGCTCTCGACGGCGCTGGTGGCCGGCGCCTTCGTCATCTGGGACAAAACGTTCTACGAGCGCCGGGCGACGTACCTCTACGGCACGACCCACGGCGACGACCACGTGCTCGTCCCGACCCGCGGCGAGAACGACGCCGAGACCGCGACGATGGCGGCCCGGATCGCCGCCGACCACGACGCCGGCAAGGTGGTGCTGCTCGACGTGCTCGACGGGGTCGACGCGGACGTGCTGGCCGCCCACCGCGGCGAGGGCGACCCCGAATCGGTCGACGAGGCCGATGCCGAGCGCGTCCGGGCGGCCGCCGAACGGCTCGACGGGATGGCCGAGCGCCTGCGAAGGGCCTACGGCGTCCCGTGTGAGGTGATCGTCGCCAGCGGCGACCCCGCGGCGACGGTGCTCGACACCGCCGAGCGCGCCAACTGCGACCTCGTGATCACCCCCTACGAGACCGAGGAGGGTGGGCTCTCGCCGTACGTCCGGCGGGTGCTCTCCGGGCCCGTCGACGCGATCGTCCACCGCTCGACCGGGACGACGGACTGGCGGCGGGTGATGGTGCCGATCGCCCGGCCCGGCGACACCGCCCACGCGATGGTCGACTTCGCGAGCCGGCTGGCGGGCGACGACGGCCGGGTCAGCGTCTGTACCTGCATCGATACGAACGGCTCGCGGCGGGGCGCCGAGCACCGTCTCGCGAACGTCGTCGAGGCGTTCGACGGGCCCGTCGAGACCCGGGTCGCGCGGGCGGAGATCACGACGTACATCGAGGAGAACGCCGGCGCGTACGATCTGGTGATGCTCGGCTCCTCCGGCGAGCGCTCGACGGCCTCGCGGCTGATCTCGCCGCCGACGTTCAAGCGGTTGCAGACGATCGACTGCGACGTGGCGGTGGTGGATCGGGGCGACGCTGGGCGATGA